One Leishmania panamensis strain MHOM/PA/94/PSC-1 chromosome 24 sequence genomic region harbors:
- a CDS encoding malic enzyme, putative (TriTrypDB/GeneDB-style sysID: LpmP.24.0740) — MSLQKNQQTSMTLLAYSQGANVLTNRYLNRGTAFTTEQRKQLGILGALPPTVETLEEQVERAWTQLCRYEKPINRYHHMVNIHATNTTLYYALVLAHIEALLPIIYTPTIGEACQNFSNHWLRERGMYLSKHLKGRFAEVMKESLYDNVDVIVITDGSRILGLGDLGANGIGISIGKCSLYVAGAGMHPTRVLPVVLDVGTNTQHYLSDREYLGTREKRLDDDQFNSLLDEFMEAVKSTWPSAVVQFEDFSNNHCFDMLERYQRKYRCFNDDIQGTGAVIAAGFLNAVKKSGLGPLEQRIVVFGAGAAAVGVAKNIAQLASRLYNVDIAEVLKTFYLVDTKGLVCDTRGDKLAEHKLLFSRKDVSAESSQNLKLLEDVVKFVKPTALLGLGGVGPVFTEEIVKSVAANAARPIIFPLSNPTSKSEVMPEDAYRWTNGAAIIASGSPFPASTINGKTIKPSQGNNLYVFPGVGLGCALVQPSYIPDDLLVAASACLNLLTTPEQMEAEQLYPPLDDIHNISAHIATEVIMEAQRLGIDGNKNLPREKEAILAVVKASQWVPHYPAELQVCLR; from the coding sequence ATGTCCCTCCAAAAGAATCAGCAGACCAGCATGACGCTGCTTGCGTATTCGCAAGGTGCGAACGTCCTGACGAACCGCTACCTGAACCGCGGGACCGCCTTCACAACAGAGCAGCGTAAGCAACTCGGTATCCTTGGTGCCCTGCCGCCCACTGTCGAGACCCTTGAGGAGCAAGTGGAGCGTGCCTGGACGCAGCTGTGCCGCTACGAGAAGCCCATCAACCGCTACCATCACATGGTCAACATCCATGCGACGAACACGACGCTCTACTATGCCCTCGTGCTCGCCCAcatcgaggcgctgctccccATCATCTACACTCCGACCATCGGTGAGGCTTGCCAGAACTTCAGCAACCATTGGTTACGTGAGCGCGGCATGTACCTCAGCAAGCACCTCAAGGGCCGCTTCGCTGAGGTGATGAAAGAATCGCTGTATGACAACGTCGATGTCATCGTCATCACCGACGGCTCCCGCATTCTCGGCCTGGGCGACCTCGGCGCTAACGGCATCGGCATCAGCATCGGCAAGTGCTCCCTGTACGTTGCCGGCGCTGGCATGCACCCGACCCGCGTGCTGCCGGTCGTCCTGGACGTCGGCACTAACACGCAGCACTACCTGAGCGACCGCGAGTACCTCGGCACCCGCGAGAAGCGCCTCGATGATGACCAGTTCAACAGCCTGCTGGACGAGTTCATGGAAGCTGTGAAGTCCACTTGGCCCTCTGCCGTGGTGCAGTTTGAAGACTTCAGCAACAACCACTGCTTCGACATGCTGGAGCGATACCAGAGGAAGTACCGCTGCTTCAACGACGACATCCAgggcaccggcgccgtcatcgccgctggCTTCCTGAACGCCGTCAAGAAGTCAGGCCTCGGCccgctggagcagcgcatcgtcgTCTTCGGCGCCGGGGCTGCCGCGGTCGGCGTGGCCAAGAACATCGCCCAGCTGGCCTCTCGTTTGTACAATGTGGACATCGCTGAGGTGCTGAAGACCTTCTACCTGGTCGACACGAAGGGCTTGGTGTGTGACACCCGCGGCGACAAGCTGGCAGAGCACAAGCTACTGTTCTCACGCAAGGACGTCTCTGCCGAGTCCAGCCAAAATCTGAAGTTGCTCGAGGATGTCGTGAAGTTTGTGAAGCCGACAGCCTTGCTTGGTCTGGGCGGTGTTGGTCCTGTGTTTACGGAGGAGATAGTGAAGAGTGTCGCCGCCAACGCAGCCCGCCCGATTATCTTCCCTCTGTCGAATCCTACAAGCAAGTCGGAGGTGATGCCGGAGGATGCGTACCGCTGGACCAACGGAGCAGCCATCATCGCCTCTGGCAGCCCCTTTCCGGCTTCCACCATCAACGGCAAGACCATCAAGCCGTCGCAGGGCAACAACCTGTACGTCTTCCCTGGCGTCGGCCTCGGCTGCGCGCTGGTCCAGCCGTCCTATATCCCGGATGACCTCCTGGTGGCCGCCTCAGCATGCCTGAACCTCCTCACGACGCCGGAGCAGATggaggcagagcagctgtACCCCCCACTGGATGACATTCACAACATCTCTGCCCACATTGCCACTGAGGTGATcatggaggcgcagcgcctcggcatCGACGGAAACAAAAACCTGCCGCGCGAGAAGGAGGCTATTCTGGCGGTTGTGAAGGCGTCTCAGTGGGTGCCGCACTACCCGGCTGAACTGCAAGTTTGCCTTCGGTGA